The sequence GTCGGTCCAAAGCCGCAGCACAAAGACCAGGGCACTGTCGCCAAAATCCATAAAAATTACGTCAGGTCTGGGGTAACGAAGGACATTGGCCGCCTCTCCGGCAATCTGAAGCAAAATCGTTCTCACCAATTCTATGTCGGATCCATATGCCACGCCCACGCTGATCTTGCGGCGGATGCGTTTGTCCTTAAAACTCCAGTTGGTCACCTGATTGCTGATGAAATCGGCATTGGGAATAATCAAGGAGGCATTGTCATAGGTCTGCACCACTGTGGACCGGACATTTATTTTTCTTACCCTGGCCCAGATGCCGTTGATCTCCACATCATCCCCCACCTGGATGGGGCGCTCAAACAATAGGATAATGCCGGATATAAAATTGTTGAAAATGTTCTGCAGGCCAAATCCGAGACCAATGCCCAAGGCACCGAAAGCAACAGCCATAGACGCCGTGTTCAGCCCAAAGGCATGCAGGGCGATAAGAAGACCTATGGCCCAGATAACATAAGCCGAAATGGTTGTAATGGACTCCTGCAGGCCCTGAGCCATGCCTGACCGGCTTAAAAATTTTTTTTGGAACAGCCATTTCCATATGCGCACCAGGGCATAGGTGAAAAGAAGTACAAATCCGGCAGAACCTGCACCCCAAAAGCTGAACTGCATGTTGCCGATGTTCAGCGGGTGGGCCAGGATCTGATATAGATGCCCCAGTACGGTCTGGGGATCACCCCAGATCAGCAGCAGGACAATTGAAAGGGTGACCATCCAGAAAAATTGACCTGCCCGGATGATCAGCCACTGGACAGGATAGTCGTCATAAACAAACGCTTCGGTCCGGTTATGGCTTTGCTCCTTGTAATAAAGATCCCATTCCTGGAGCAGGTGAAAAAAAATCGTCCACCAGAACAAAAGAACAAGACTCAAAATCCAGGAAAGGATCCAGTGTGAAGCAAGCAGTTCATAGGCGGTCATGTCCAGCATCAGAGAAATTCCGGCAATCAGAAGCATCACATATTTGATGGTCAACGTTCGAATCAGCTGGTTTTTATCCTGATCTTTTTCCCCGGAAGACTGAAACGTGTAAAAATTAACACCCCGCCAAGTTTTCAGGGTCCAGACAACCATGATAAACGCGCCTGTCATACGCAGCAGGATAAGCAGTCCCGAACTTTGCCCCAACGTGTCGTGCAGCACCCCATAGGCAAGAATAAACACAGCAACAGCACGGGTGAAGCGGATCAGATGCCGGGCATTTGTTTCCCCGCCTACAGCATCAACAAAAACGGTTTTCAACGCCCGGCAGACCCATCTGCATGCAAGCAGAATCATGGTCACCAGAGCGGCCTCCCAAAAGACTTTGGACACCAGAACCATTCGATCCAGACCGCTGTACAGAAAAATTGTCAACGCAGTTCCGGCCGGAATAATGGACGTGGTCAACAGATCTGAGGCCATTTGGTGCCAGGCGCCTAATTTTTCCACAACAGGCAAAGTCTTTAAACCCAAAGCCTCTTTTCTAAGCCGCCTTAAAATGACCATCACAATGGCCAGGACAAAAAAAAATGATACCGCCAGAAGCTGTGCATCCTGCCATAGTTTTTCAACTTTAGAAATCCAGAACTGAGGATCAGAAACCATAGAGAGAAATCCGATCAGGGCGTTGACTTCCTCTTGAAGAGAATTAAGGGCACCAAAACGCGAATCCTTTTTGGTTCGCTCAAACAACCCTTTTGCGTTTTTCTGTTCAATGATTTTTTCAAATTGTGCGTCCAGGGTTGCATATGTTTTTTTTAATTCCGCCTGTTTGTCCAGACGGTCCTTGTATATCTGATCCAGCCGTGACACCAGATCCTCTTTTTCCTTGAGCACGTTTACCAGGCGGGTTGCCATTTTTTCAATGGCACGGTTCTTGGTTTTGTCACCTGCCGCGGTGCTTTCTTTGACGCCAGCCAATTCCGCCAGTTGTTTGTCAACAAGCAGCTTCTGATTGTTCAGATGTTCAAGTTCCTTTTTCAGGTCTTCTTCTTCTGGAATCACTCCCTGAAACATCTTCTGGGCATCAGCCATGGCGTTTTTCAGTTCAGCCCTGCTTTTTTGGAGCTGGGTAATACCGGCATTCTCAGACAGCAGCAAATTCCAGAAGGAGGACAACTGGACCCGGTATCCGTTATAGGCTGCTGACAGGTAGATTTGGTCCTTTTCTTCGCTTGCTATACGAGTTTTATATTTTTCAAGGTCGCTGAGTTCGGTATTCAACGATTTTTCAAGGATCGTGCTCAGCTCATCAATTAACTGGGATGTCGAACCCTGTTCGGGTTCGGCAAAAGCACAAGGAACCCCACTGAAAAAAATCAATCCGGCAAGCAGGATCACAAAAAATTTGGAAAAAATTTGAACGTCCCATGTTTTTATGTGATCAAAATTTTTTTCTGTCATGAGTTTTAAAACCACCCTTTCTTTTTAAAAAATACAACCATTGCACCGCCGATGACTGCCATGCCCCCCAGTAAAACGAAATATCCCCACTGCCATTCAAGTTCAGGCATGAATTTAAAATTCATTCCGTAAATTCCGGCAAGAAAACTTAAAGGAATAAAAATGGTAGAGATAATGGTCAAGGTTGCCATGACCTCATTCATACGGTTACCCTGGGCCGACATATAAAAATCAACCATACTGGACAAAAGTTCTTGAAGCGAGGTCACCGAATCCAGAATATGATTGACATGATCCAGAATATCCGCATAGAACCGGATGACGGCATCGGGAACAAACGGAGATTCGCATTTCATCAAACTCAGAATTGCGCCGCGCACCGGCCGGAGCTGCTTATTGAAAAAAATCACTTCTCGTTTCAGCCGGTGTATCTGCTCAAGGAGAACGGGATTTAACTCTTCGAGCAAGTCACGTTCAATAGATTCCACGGTTGAAGCAATCTGCCCAATCACATCAAGGGAATGATCAACCACGGCATCAATCAGGGCATATGCCAGATAACCGGGACCGCCCGTGCGTATTTTCCCTCTTCCGGCCTGAACTCTTTTCTCTACTGCTTTAAGGCAGGGAGAGGGTTTGTCCTGTACAAAAATAACCAGATTCTCCATGACGGCCATACTGACCTGGGTCTCTGATACCTCATAACTCTTGGGATCAAAGGCCAGTTGCTTGAGTGTGACATAATAATAGGCGTCAAAATCTTCAAATTTGGGCGGGTGCGCCGGGTTCACCATATCCTCTAAGGTAAGGGTATGAATATTGAACAGTTCCCCCATTTTTGAAAAGACGGGAAGATCACTTGTGCCGGTGACTTGAACCCATACTGTTTTTTCTTTCTGAATTAAAGGCAGGACTGCGTCAAGGGTTGGGAGATCATGTGTTTCAAGCGACTCTTTAGAATAGATTAAAACACGGATATCTGTCTGTGTGCCCAACACGGCCTGGGCATCAATCTGCAGACCCGGCGGAGATCCGGCTTTTTTTTCTGATTTTCTGAAAAATCTGGGCATGGCAAACCTTTCGTTCTATTTACAACAGCAGATATCAATTTAAAGATATCTTATTCTCATGGTATGGAATTACGGATATTTAGAATATGTTAAGACAGGGAACCCGTTTTTTGTCAAGGCGCCCCGGGAAAATCAGCTCTATATCCACTTGTCTTAAAACTGTTTCCGGTTTTCAAAACCACCATTTAACCGAACTTAAGATCGGCTTCGTTTGTCTGTAACGCCTTGCGACTACTATATTTTTATACGCATTTTCATCTTGTTTTTACCGCGTTGTTTTCTTTTTAATATTCCAATAAACATGTTTTTCATAAACCTGATGCAAAACATCGCATTTCTATCGTGGTTAAAAATTTTAGATGGGGCAGAATAAATAAGAAATGGATAGAATTACCCAAAAAATAAAAGCCGGCTCTGAGCCTTCACAGGCCTTGGGTTTTCAGGTCACGAGGATTCTATATGTTTGCGACTCTTACCATTTGCCAGGTTTAAACGCGGAGATCTGCCCGTCCCCCTGGAATATCATCTGGGCTGTTTCCATAGAAGAGGCTGCCACACTGGTCCAAAAGGTGGATTTTGACCTCGTTTTTATTGAAATAGGTGTCCTGGATGATGGCGGCGGGACGACCGTTCAGTGTCTTAAGGCCCTTTGTCCCGATCTGCCGGTAATTCTCCTGGTGCCGCCGTGCTACTGCAAATCCCAGCCTTTGGGACAGAAGGCGGATCACATGTTTATCTGGTCCGGAAACCCGGAACTCTTTCATGCCATGGTTCGCTTCATTGAGGATCAAATTTGCCAGGATACAACCCGCCGTGCAGTTCTCCTGGTGGAAGACAGCCTTGAATACGTTTCGTTCTTCCTGCCTGAAGTATACAAAGCAATAGATACGGCGTTCCAAGGTGCGAGGCCGCCCCGGCTTGTCTTGGCCGGAACTTATGAAACAGCCATGCAGCGGTTCCGGGAATTAGGCAACCACCTTGATTGTGTCCTTTCCGATACCCGGCTCCCCTGTCAGGGAAAAGAGTCGCCCGGGGCCGGCATTGACATTTTGTCGCGCATTCACAGGGAACTGCCCGGTTTGCCTATTATGCTTATGAGTGCTGAGGGTACAAACAAGACAATGGCCCAAGCCATTCCGGCCCCCTTTTTGGATAAAAATGCCGACCAGCCTGCCCGGGACCTTCATGCATTTTTCCGCGAGTTGGTATGGCCCGCCCAGGCCTTGGGGAACAACGCCTGTCTCAAAGATCGGTACCCGGTTCAAACAAGTCCTGCCGGTTTTACCAGAATCGGCAACGGGTCCATCGGTGGTAAAGCCAGGGGGCTGGAATTCCTGGCCCAGACCCTTAACCGTCGCCCCGATCTTGGAACGGTGTATCCGGAAATGGTCGTCAGTATTCCTGACACCCTGGTTCTCTGCACCGATATCTTTGACGATTATATCCGGGAAAACACCCTGGATAGATTTACCGGCCGTCCTCTGATGGAATTGGTCCAGGCATTTATCGACGCCCCTTTGCCCCGGGAGGTTCGCCGGTATTTAAAAACCTATCTTGCCAAGACCTTTTCTCCCCTGGCCGTTCGCTCGTCCAGCCTTTTGGAAGATGCCGCCGCCCGTCCCTGTGCCGGATTATACAAAACCTATATGATCCCCAATAACCATGCCGACCCTGACCTTCGTTTGTCTCATTTGGCCACTGCAGTTAAGCTCGTTTATGCCTCGGCATATTATCAAAGTGCCCAGGCCTTTGTGCGCAGTACAACGGCACCCCCTTTTAAGGACAGCATGGCCGTTATGATCCAGGAAGTGGCTGGTCGCCGGCACAACGACTTTTTTTACCCGGCCATATCCGGTACGGCCCAATCCATGAATTTTTACTCAGGGGGCAATGCTAAACCCGATGAGGGGGTCTTGAACCTGGCACTGGGTTTAGGCCACACCCTGGCCCAGGGAGAGCAGAGTTTCAGGGTTTTCCCCAAATATCCCCAGGCCAACTCCCAATTTTCCGGCACCCGGGATTTTCTGGAAAATACACAAAACCGGTTTTATGCCATTAGAATGACAGACTACCCCGAGACCCTGTGTTTTGGCATTTGTTCAAACCTGGCGCGGCGGGATTTGTCCCAGGCCTTGAATGAAGCACCGGTCAAGGCCCTGGCCGCCACCTATGTGCCTGCCGAAGACCGGATTCGGGATACCTGGTACTGCAAGGGCCCCAAAATTATTAATTTTGCCCAGGTCCTAAAATACGAGACCCCGCCCCTTACTGCCCTGGTCAGTGATCTCATGACGGCTTTGACTTGCGATGCCGGCGGTCCCATAGAATTGGAGTTTGCCGCCGATCTGCCCGAGCAATCGGGCCAACCCTGGAAAATTTCCCTGCTCCAGGCCCGGCCTATGTCCAGTCCGCGGGATCACAGCCTGATCACCAAAGAAGACCTTGACGAAGCCGTGTGTGTCTCCACCTCGGCCCTGGGCAACTGCATTCTGGACACCATCCAGGATATTGTCTATGTCAATCCGAACACTTTTGAGGGGGGTAAAACCCGGGATATGGCACAGCAAATCAGCCGTATCAATGCGGAACTGGCCAAAACCAACCGCCGGTTTCTGCTGGCCGGCCCGGGTCGATGGGGATCATCAGATCCCTGGCTGGGCATCCCTGTGGCGTGGCAGCAGATCTCCGGTGCCGGTGCCATCGTAGAAATCCGGGACGGCACCATCCATGCCGATGCCTCCAATGGCTCCCATTTTTTCAATACCATCACTGCACGGGGCGTGCCCTATATCACCGTGAACCCGGGGGCTTGTGATCGCATCGACTTGGAACATCTGACCGGCTGCCACACTGTCCGGGACGAGGGCTCCATACGCCACATGCGTCTAAAACGCCCTTTGCTGATTAAGGTCGATGGAAAACATTCCCGCAGTGTCATCATGAACGCTTAGAAACCCAGATAATCAGATATAGGATGAATGAATTCCCCGGCATCAGATATGTTTATGGATGCCGCCTGATCATTGGAGCTAATTAACTCCATTTATAATATTTATACCCCAGAAGAAAGGTAGATCATGTCAGAAGAATTGAATAAAATCATAGCTAAAGACCCTGATCAGAAAGAATTTCACCAGGCCGTGCAGGAGGTGATTGAAACGGTACAGCCGGTGCTGGACCGCAATATCGAATACCGAAAAGCCAAAATCCTGGAGCGCCTGGCCGAGCCCGAACGGGTGGTCATGTTCCGGGTGCCTTGGATGGACGACACAGGAACCGTCCAGGTTAACCGGGGTTACCGCATCGGAATGAATTCGGCCATCGGGCCTTACAAGGGCGGTTTGCGTTTCCACCCGTCGGTAAATCTGTCCATACTCAAATTCCTGGCATTTGAGCAGGTGTTTAAAAACGCCCTGACCACCCTCCCCATGGGCGGTGGCAAGGGCGGGTCCGATTTTGACCCCAAAGGAAAATCGGACAATGAAGTTATGCGCTTCTGCCAGTCTTTCATGTCCGAACTTTACCGCCACATCGGCCCCAACACCGACGTACCCGCCGGTGACATCGGCGTCGGCGGCAGGGAGATCGGCTATCTTTTCGGACAGTACAAACGGCTGACCAATGCCTTCGATCCGGTGCTCACAGGCAAGGGTCTGAACTGGGGCGGCAGTCTCATCCGGCCTGAAGCCACGGGCTATGGTTGTGTTTATTTCGCCGCTGAAATGCTTGCCACCCGTAATGGCGGCATGGAAGACAAAACCTGCCTGGTTTCCGGTTCCGGTAACGTGGCCCAGTACACCGTGGAAAAAATTTTGGATCTGGGGGGAAAGGTTGTCACCCTATCTGACTCCAGCGGGTTTATCTACGACGAAACCGGCATTGATCGGGAAAAACTGGCCTGGGTCATGGATTTGAAAGAGATCCGACGAGGGCGAATCAGGGAATACGCCGAAAAATATCCGAAAGCAGTATACACTGAAACCGATGCCTCCCTGGATTACAATCCCTTGTGGACCATTCAGGCTGACTGTGCTTTCCCTTCCGCCACCCAGAACGAAATCAACGGCAAAGATGCGGCGAATCTGATCGAAAACGGGGTCTTTTTAGTATCCGAAGGGGCCAACATGCCCTCAACTCCGGAGGCTGTGGATCTCTTTGTGGATCATAAAATCCTCTACGCCCCGGGCAAGGCGGCCAATGCCGGCGGGGTGGCTGTGTCCGGGCTGGAAATGTCCCAGAACGCCGTACGTCGTGCCTGGTCCAGAGAAAAAGTAGACAGGCGGCTGCACGGCATTATGAAATCCATCCACACATCCTGCGTGGATGCCTGTGCCGAATACGGAGAGAAGGGCAACTACGTGGCCGGGGCCAATATTGCCGGGTTTACCAAGGTGGTTGACGCCATGCTGGATCAGGGGCTTGTATAGCCCTTAAATTCCTGGTATATCCGAACCATATCGGAGTCAGCCGCCTGGGTCTATCCGGGCGGCCGACAAAATTTGGGAGGAAAATGAGTCACATCGTGGAGCAGCCGGACATTGAGGCCCTGGTCCGCCGCAACCGGGAGCTGGAACAATTGGAGCAGGATCACCGGCGCATGGAGCTGATTTTCAAGCAACAGGCCCACAATCTTCAGGAACGTATGAAGGAGATTAACTGCCTGTACGGTATCTCCAAAATTCTGGAGCAGGCTGGCCTGTCCCTGGAAGATACCTTTCAGCAGGTGGTGAATCTCATTCCCCCCTCTTGGCAGTACCCGGAGATTACATGCGCCCAGCTTCTCATTAACGACCAGAGTTTCCGTACAAAAAATTACAAAAACACTTTTTGGAAACAGCAGGCAAAAATCATTGCCTATGGTGAGCCCATCGGCATCCTCACAGTCTGCTATCTTGAAAAACGGCCCGACATGGCTGAGGGACCCTTTCTGGCCGAAGAACGGTCGCTGATTAATGCGGTGGCCGAACTTCTGGGCCGGACCATTAAACGCAAACAGGCGGAGGCCGAGCTGAGGGAATCCCGGCGCAAGCTCAAAGATCAAAACCAGCAGCTCAAGGAAAAAAATATTGCCCTGCGAGAAGTGATGAGTCAACTGCGAGAGGAAAAAGTTGATCTTGAAAAGCGGGTGTTGGCCAATGTGGAAAATTTACTTCTGCCTTTGATCAAAAAAATGGAAGACCAGGGATCGGATTTGGACAAAGGCTACCTGCTGCTGCTCGAGGAAAATATCGCACGGCTCACCTCTTCATTCGGCACTAAAATATCCCAACTTCACCAGCGCCTGACTCCCAGAGAAAACGAAATCTGCAATATGATCCGTACAGGCTTAAGCTCCAAGGAGATTGGAAAAATGCTTAACCTCTCCTACCGCAGCGTTGAAACCTATAGAAATCATATCCGCAAAAAGCTGGGCATCAGCAATAAAAAAATCAACCTGACCTCTTACCTTGCCGGTCTGTAACCCACATGGAGAACTCCCATGGTCAACCTGCTGTCCGATATCAGCCGGTCCCCCCATATCATTGATCGTGCCGACGCCCTCAACCTCAACATCAGGATTCTATACGAAGCAGTTATCGATCTTTCCGCCCAAGGCCTGATCACCGCCCATTGTATTAATCTGGCCGCAGGTATACTGCTCAATGATCTGGGCCTTCCCAGCTATTTTTTTGAAAATATCACCAAGGATTCTCTCAAACAAATCCTTTCTTCCATTACCTCCAGCATTGCCGTCCAGGATGACCGGGTGGTCCTGGTGGGCCGGGTGGCCCACATCGACTTTGACCTGGGGCAGGGCAGTGACGTCCAGCGGGTCCGCATCGCCACCCGGGATACCCGGGATGCCATGGAAAAGTTGATGGAAACAATGATATCCGGACACCGCAGGGAATATTACTACAGCCGGGAAAATGAATACTACACCTATATTTTCCGGCCGGAGACCGTAAACGATTTCACCAAACATGAGTTTGAGACTTCCGCCTTTCTTTTCAACCTTGCCGGGGATTATACCGCGACACCGGAACCCACCCGCATGCGGTATGAAAAATTCCTCAAGGCATGCAAGGCATCGGTGACGCCTCTGATCAAAGCATTCAATCTGCCGGGCACCGAAGAAACCCGGATTATGTTCAACTCAAATTTTGCCATCCCCCAGATTCCTATTTTTCGGCAGTTGCTTAAAGACCACGGTTTCACACTCATGCGGGCCTATTGGGAACCCTATTGGGACGGTACTGAGGTGCCCACGTCCATCTGTTCACTCTATCTGCAAGGAGAAATGTCCCGGGCTCGGGAAATAGAACTGATCCGGGATATTCAGGATTTTTTGGCCTTTAATGTCGGCCCTGTTACGACCCTTTACGTGGAAGAAAAGTTGACATACAAGGAAATGCTTTTTGCCGGCAATGCCATTGCTTTTACAAGGATATTCATCTTCTCGGAAAATAATGCCCAAAGCGATCAAGCTATTATGTCCCGTCTGGATGACAAGGCCTGTGAGGAGGCGTTTGCCGACCGGATTCACAAGGCCGCCCGGGCTGCCTTCGACACCCGAACCATTGAGGCCGTGGTAATGGCTCATCCCGAGCTGCTTAAAGCCTTATATGAAATATTCGCCCGCCGATTTGATCCGACCCAGGCACTTGGGTCGGCAGATGACGCGACTGAACAATTTGAGACGCTTCACCAGATGTGCCGGACCCGCCTGGCAGAACACCCCACGACCCTGCAAATTTTTCTATTTATGGCAAAATTTGTGACCCAGTGTTGTAAGACCAACTTTTACATCCCGGACAAACGGGCGTACAGTTTCCGCATGGACAGCGGTATCCTGGACCCCCTGGTTTACAACCGGCCTGTTTACGGGATTTTTTTTATCAATGGACATTATGCCGCAGGCGTCCACATGCGTTCTGCAGACATTGCCCGGGGTGGTTTACGTCTGGTAACAACGGGGCCGGCGGATTACGAAAGACAGATGGGAAATGCGGCCCGGCTCAGCTTTATCCTGGGACAGGCCCGGCGTCTCAAGCACAAGGATATTTGTGAAGATGGTGCCTCTGGGGTGATCGTTCCCCACCCGGTCTACGGTGAATATGCCGGGGATGCAGTACTGGATTTCACCGAAGGCATTCTGGATATTACACGTCCCAATGAAAATGTAATAGATTATTACGGACAGCCGGAAATGCTTTTTTTCGAACCGGACCAGGGGACCGCAGATTTTATGGATACCATCGCACTCAGGGCAAAGTCGCGGGGAAATCTCCACTGGCGGACCATTGCCACGGAAAAAGGCTGCGGCGTCTTCCATTATAATTACGGTATTTTGAACAACGGCAAATTGTTCGGGCTGCTGCCGGCCGTGGATGGCCTCTGTGACCTGCAAGTAAACGGGAAATCCCAGATGGTCACCCGGGATATCGGAAAACTTAAAAAAAAAATAAGTGGGAACATCAAAACCATAGGCATGGCCACCACGGCCATGATGACCGCTTTCCGCACCTTGATCCATCATCGTAATGTCCGGGAAAAAGATTTGAACCTCATGGTCATCGGCGGACCCGGTGGCCGGCTGGTGGGCAATGAGCTGCTCTGCTGCCGAGGCCGGATCTGTCTGGCCATCGATAATAAGGCGCTTCTCTTTGATCCGACAGGATTGGATCCCGGTGAATTAGAAAAACTGGCTTTGGCCGCCCGTTCCGGTTCTGCCGTCGGCGCCCTGGCCTTTCCTTCGGACAAGCTTTCC is a genomic window of uncultured Desulfobacter sp. containing:
- a CDS encoding mechanosensitive ion channel domain-containing protein, whose amino-acid sequence is MTEKNFDHIKTWDVQIFSKFFVILLAGLIFFSGVPCAFAEPEQGSTSQLIDELSTILEKSLNTELSDLEKYKTRIASEEKDQIYLSAAYNGYRVQLSSFWNLLLSENAGITQLQKSRAELKNAMADAQKMFQGVIPEEEDLKKELEHLNNQKLLVDKQLAELAGVKESTAAGDKTKNRAIEKMATRLVNVLKEKEDLVSRLDQIYKDRLDKQAELKKTYATLDAQFEKIIEQKNAKGLFERTKKDSRFGALNSLQEEVNALIGFLSMVSDPQFWISKVEKLWQDAQLLAVSFFFVLAIVMVILRRLRKEALGLKTLPVVEKLGAWHQMASDLLTTSIIPAGTALTIFLYSGLDRMVLVSKVFWEAALVTMILLACRWVCRALKTVFVDAVGGETNARHLIRFTRAVAVFILAYGVLHDTLGQSSGLLILLRMTGAFIMVVWTLKTWRGVNFYTFQSSGEKDQDKNQLIRTLTIKYVMLLIAGISLMLDMTAYELLASHWILSWILSLVLLFWWTIFFHLLQEWDLYYKEQSHNRTEAFVYDDYPVQWLIIRAGQFFWMVTLSIVLLLIWGDPQTVLGHLYQILAHPLNIGNMQFSFWGAGSAGFVLLFTYALVRIWKWLFQKKFLSRSGMAQGLQESITTISAYVIWAIGLLIALHAFGLNTASMAVAFGALGIGLGFGLQNIFNNFISGIILLFERPIQVGDDVEINGIWARVRKINVRSTVVQTYDNASLIIPNADFISNQVTNWSFKDKRIRRKISVGVAYGSDIELVRTILLQIAGEAANVLRYPRPDVIFMDFGDSALVFVLRLWTDIDHMLEVETDVRFRIDKHFKENNIEISFPQRDIHIRSVEGSEPILPAKAPEPENPEQEKASDD
- the corA gene encoding magnesium/cobalt transporter CorA: MPRFFRKSEKKAGSPPGLQIDAQAVLGTQTDIRVLIYSKESLETHDLPTLDAVLPLIQKEKTVWVQVTGTSDLPVFSKMGELFNIHTLTLEDMVNPAHPPKFEDFDAYYYVTLKQLAFDPKSYEVSETQVSMAVMENLVIFVQDKPSPCLKAVEKRVQAGRGKIRTGGPGYLAYALIDAVVDHSLDVIGQIASTVESIERDLLEELNPVLLEQIHRLKREVIFFNKQLRPVRGAILSLMKCESPFVPDAVIRFYADILDHVNHILDSVTSLQELLSSMVDFYMSAQGNRMNEVMATLTIISTIFIPLSFLAGIYGMNFKFMPELEWQWGYFVLLGGMAVIGGAMVVFFKKKGWF
- a CDS encoding PEP/pyruvate-binding domain-containing protein, whose amino-acid sequence is MDRITQKIKAGSEPSQALGFQVTRILYVCDSYHLPGLNAEICPSPWNIIWAVSIEEAATLVQKVDFDLVFIEIGVLDDGGGTTVQCLKALCPDLPVILLVPPCYCKSQPLGQKADHMFIWSGNPELFHAMVRFIEDQICQDTTRRAVLLVEDSLEYVSFFLPEVYKAIDTAFQGARPPRLVLAGTYETAMQRFRELGNHLDCVLSDTRLPCQGKESPGAGIDILSRIHRELPGLPIMLMSAEGTNKTMAQAIPAPFLDKNADQPARDLHAFFRELVWPAQALGNNACLKDRYPVQTSPAGFTRIGNGSIGGKARGLEFLAQTLNRRPDLGTVYPEMVVSIPDTLVLCTDIFDDYIRENTLDRFTGRPLMELVQAFIDAPLPREVRRYLKTYLAKTFSPLAVRSSSLLEDAAARPCAGLYKTYMIPNNHADPDLRLSHLATAVKLVYASAYYQSAQAFVRSTTAPPFKDSMAVMIQEVAGRRHNDFFYPAISGTAQSMNFYSGGNAKPDEGVLNLALGLGHTLAQGEQSFRVFPKYPQANSQFSGTRDFLENTQNRFYAIRMTDYPETLCFGICSNLARRDLSQALNEAPVKALAATYVPAEDRIRDTWYCKGPKIINFAQVLKYETPPLTALVSDLMTALTCDAGGPIELEFAADLPEQSGQPWKISLLQARPMSSPRDHSLITKEDLDEAVCVSTSALGNCILDTIQDIVYVNPNTFEGGKTRDMAQQISRINAELAKTNRRFLLAGPGRWGSSDPWLGIPVAWQQISGAGAIVEIRDGTIHADASNGSHFFNTITARGVPYITVNPGACDRIDLEHLTGCHTVRDEGSIRHMRLKRPLLIKVDGKHSRSVIMNA
- the gdhA gene encoding NADP-specific glutamate dehydrogenase, yielding MSEELNKIIAKDPDQKEFHQAVQEVIETVQPVLDRNIEYRKAKILERLAEPERVVMFRVPWMDDTGTVQVNRGYRIGMNSAIGPYKGGLRFHPSVNLSILKFLAFEQVFKNALTTLPMGGGKGGSDFDPKGKSDNEVMRFCQSFMSELYRHIGPNTDVPAGDIGVGGREIGYLFGQYKRLTNAFDPVLTGKGLNWGGSLIRPEATGYGCVYFAAEMLATRNGGMEDKTCLVSGSGNVAQYTVEKILDLGGKVVTLSDSSGFIYDETGIDREKLAWVMDLKEIRRGRIREYAEKYPKAVYTETDASLDYNPLWTIQADCAFPSATQNEINGKDAANLIENGVFLVSEGANMPSTPEAVDLFVDHKILYAPGKAANAGGVAVSGLEMSQNAVRRAWSREKVDRRLHGIMKSIHTSCVDACAEYGEKGNYVAGANIAGFTKVVDAMLDQGLV
- a CDS encoding LuxR C-terminal-related transcriptional regulator, translated to MSHIVEQPDIEALVRRNRELEQLEQDHRRMELIFKQQAHNLQERMKEINCLYGISKILEQAGLSLEDTFQQVVNLIPPSWQYPEITCAQLLINDQSFRTKNYKNTFWKQQAKIIAYGEPIGILTVCYLEKRPDMAEGPFLAEERSLINAVAELLGRTIKRKQAEAELRESRRKLKDQNQQLKEKNIALREVMSQLREEKVDLEKRVLANVENLLLPLIKKMEDQGSDLDKGYLLLLEENIARLTSSFGTKISQLHQRLTPRENEICNMIRTGLSSKEIGKMLNLSYRSVETYRNHIRKKLGISNKKINLTSYLAGL
- a CDS encoding NAD-glutamate dehydrogenase domain-containing protein produces the protein MVNLLSDISRSPHIIDRADALNLNIRILYEAVIDLSAQGLITAHCINLAAGILLNDLGLPSYFFENITKDSLKQILSSITSSIAVQDDRVVLVGRVAHIDFDLGQGSDVQRVRIATRDTRDAMEKLMETMISGHRREYYYSRENEYYTYIFRPETVNDFTKHEFETSAFLFNLAGDYTATPEPTRMRYEKFLKACKASVTPLIKAFNLPGTEETRIMFNSNFAIPQIPIFRQLLKDHGFTLMRAYWEPYWDGTEVPTSICSLYLQGEMSRAREIELIRDIQDFLAFNVGPVTTLYVEEKLTYKEMLFAGNAIAFTRIFIFSENNAQSDQAIMSRLDDKACEEAFADRIHKAARAAFDTRTIEAVVMAHPELLKALYEIFARRFDPTQALGSADDATEQFETLHQMCRTRLAEHPTTLQIFLFMAKFVTQCCKTNFYIPDKRAYSFRMDSGILDPLVYNRPVYGIFFINGHYAAGVHMRSADIARGGLRLVTTGPADYERQMGNAARLSFILGQARRLKHKDICEDGASGVIVPHPVYGEYAGDAVLDFTEGILDITRPNENVIDYYGQPEMLFFEPDQGTADFMDTIALRAKSRGNLHWRTIATEKGCGVFHYNYGILNNGKLFGLLPAVDGLCDLQVNGKSQMVTRDIGKLKKKISGNIKTIGMATTAMMTAFRTLIHHRNVREKDLNLMVIGGPGGRLVGNELLCCRGRICLAIDNKALLFDPTGLDPGELEKLALAARSGSAVGALAFPSDKLSPDGFKVPATAARTFLPDGTVVEDAALFHRDVLFNPDMRAYIRSADIRACLPCGGFKESVTGRTVISFLENFKELEFIVEGAGLFFDNSARRQIAANTDIRHLKDTTANKGGVFSSVMAEVLPGFLLGDQYEDALLENSKVNGALIREILSLIEIHVAGETKILIHRCDADQRIPLFAQSDKAGEDILSLQQTFRTRLNTMLKQKSLVWKILAAYIPQTLVQLVGKKRIIEIMNSDAMQAYRDAVITKQLAAKAFYRFGLEWDSFTSALEKNFTGTVADLVACPCPEYNIEGDGTITIPETRKAAARKFPCSR